ATGGGAGGCAGGCGCGGCCTTCGTTGTCAGTAGTTCTCCATTCTTTGATGTGAAAAGGGGCAGCACGGTCATTTAAACTTGATCCAACCTCTTTGcatcttacaaagttaaacagctaaaagaagtaaaataagaaGGCAATGCTCGTGGAATGTACAGTGCATACTGGCGGCACACGCCTCATTACGACTCGCCTGCTTGCTTCTCCTGTTCAATCGTTTCTTGTGAAGGCAGtggatttttctctctcatttctgttttcttcagtttCGACTTACCGAATTTCTCAATCTCAGCCATATCGGGTTTGTGAGACATGGCTGTAGAGGAAGCGGAGCGAGTTGCGAGGCAGCAAAGTAAGGCCTGCTCAGTGGTCGCCGCCGAGTGCCTTCTTATTTCTACTATTAAATCCCTAGGATCTATTTTCATTACAGCAATTGAAGTGacctttcaaaaaatatatataactagaTCACACCTTCACACTACTTCAAACCTTCTAATAATAGCATAGAgaagaaatatgtccatttgtaaaTCCTTACA
This genomic stretch from Eubalaena glacialis isolate mEubGla1 chromosome 15, mEubGla1.1.hap2.+ XY, whole genome shotgun sequence harbors:
- the LOC133075326 gene encoding thymosin beta-4-like, which produces MSHKPDMAEIEKFGKSKLKKTEMREKNPLPSQETIEQEKQAGES